Proteins encoded within one genomic window of Bombus vancouverensis nearcticus chromosome 4, iyBomVanc1_principal, whole genome shotgun sequence:
- the Rgl gene encoding ral guanine nucleotide dissociation stimulator-like isoform X5 has product MSADNGDDSLPTWRLWGEERGDGVIYTVYLKKVRYHRPTRSLSASDSDDEISHLEWETVRVRFLKAGTVQRLVESLANDDGELESTYINVFLATYRAFTTPREVLELLLARYDALDEGSGALTGEQHRKTLVQALHVWLDAYPGDWKSPPNHPLLSRLLDFTHRRLPGSELELKARHRLHRFQREDQMDSCMVYDNGRLPRGSPDPIVDHWTNYSFPEVPHRHFAEQLTRMDAEVFKKLVAHQCLGAVWSRRDRSRSHDAATVLATVNQFNAVSLRVISTILMDPTTKPQERARILETWIDIAQELRVLKNFSSLKAIVSGLQSNPVYRLEKCWQSMPREKHELFRELERIFSEENNAWTQRELLIKEGTAKFADTAGRSDRHLQKLFQKQNTHAGNISYGTIPYLGTFLTDLTMIDTAIPDTIAEGLINFDKRRKEFEVLARIRLLQGAANAYNFSTDPLFDRWFHSVVVLDDREAYKLSCQIEPPPPGNTLNNRGKKKQSHQGHRKNDSIASTSSSSSSQFYCDLDSLPSSPHNSLDRRTSPSQMSSSSSSSSLPSLDVSLSSGGGSGATNQHNRLAPPTPITANGNSTNVIGLSSPSHSHKSSPDFYIIKVTMETDNVETEGVVLYKSIMLSNNERTPQVIRNAMLKLGIEGSSDQYTLAQVLPDREMVLPNSANVYYAVNTAHNLNFILRPRREPNDSVTESPKSKTSHKR; this is encoded by the exons CCCACGTGGCGTTTATGGGGCGAGGAAAGGGGCGATGGCGTCATATACACGGTGTACCTGAAGAAGGTTCGATATCACAGGCCTACCAGGAGTCTCTCTGCATCG GATTCAGACGACGAGATTTCGCATTTAGAATGGGAGACGGTGAGAGTGCGTTTCCTGAAAGCCGGAACGGTGCAGCGGCTGGTAGAGAGTCTGGCGAACGACGACGGGGAACTCGAGTCGACATACATCAATGTCTTCTTGGCGACATATCGTGCATTCACTACGCCGCGAGAAGTGCTGGAGCTATTGTTGGCGAGGTACGACGCCCTCGACGAAGGATCCGGTGCCCTGACAGGTGAACAGCATCGAAAGACCCTAGTTCAGGCTCTTCACGTTTGGCTGGATGCCTATCCTGGTGACTGGAAGTCGCCGCCGAATCATCCATTGCTCAGTAGACTCCTGGACTTCACGCATCGACGACTTCCTGGCTCGGAACTCGAGCTCAAGGCAAGGCATCGCTTGCACAGGTTTCAGCGTGAAGATCAGATGG ATTCTTGTATGGTGTACGATAATGGTCGACTACCACGTGGTTCCCCGGATCCGATCGTGGATCACTGGACGAATTACagttttcccgaagttccacaCCGGCATTTCGCCGAACAGTTAACCCGAATGGACGCCGAAGTGTTCAAAAAGCTCGTAGCCCATCAGTGCCTAGGTGCTGTCTGGTCCAGAAGAGATCGTTCGAGAAGTCACGACGCGGCCACGGTGTTGGCGACCGTGAATCAATTCAACGCTGTGTCGCTTCGAGTCATATCCACGATACTGATGGACCCGACGACGAAGCCTCAGGAACGAGCGAGAATCCTCGAGACGTGGATTGACATTGCTCAAGAACTACGCGTGTTGAAGAATTTTAGTAGCCTGAAGGCTATCGTGTCCGGTTTACAGAGTAATCCTGTGTATAGGTTGGAGAAATGTTGGCAGTCTATGCCCAGAGAGAAGCACGAGCTGTTCAGGGAACTGGAGAGAATCTTCTCAGAAGAGAATAACGCGTGGACGCAGCGAGAGCTTTTAATCAAGGAAGGTACCGCAAAGTTTGCTGACACTGCCGGCAGGAGCGATAGGCACTTGCAAAAGTTATTTCAGAAGCAGAATACTCACGCGGGA AATATCAGCTATGGCACGATACCGTACCTAGGAACTTTCCTAACGGATCTCACTATGATAGACACCGCGATACCAGATACGATAGCGGAAGGATTAATCAACTTTGATAAAAGACGGAAGGAGTTCGAGGTCCTCGCTAGGATAAGATTGCTCCAAGGTGCAGCGAACGCGTACAATTTCAGCACGGATCCATTGTTCGATCGTTGGTTTCATTCCGTGGTGGTGCTTGATGATCGGGAAGCATACAAACTGAGCTGTCAGATCGAGCCGCCGCCCCCTGGAAACACTCTGAATAATCGTGGCAAGAAGAAGCAG AGTCATCAGGGTCATCGCAAAAACGACTCGATAGCCTCTACGTCGAGTTCGAGTAGCTCCCAGTTTTATTGCGACCTAGATTCTCTGCCGAGCTCGCCGCACAACTCTCTCGATCGACGCACCTCGCCGTCCCAGATGTCTAGTTCTTCCTCCAGCTCGTCTTTGCCATCATTGGACGTGTCCCTAAGCTCCGGCGGAGGAAGCGGAGCGACGAATCAGCACAACCGACTAGCACCGCCGACTCCCATCACCGCCAATGGAAACAGCACCAATGTCATTGGCCTGTCCAGTCCCAGTCATTCGCACAAGAGCTCACCAGATTTTTACATAATTAAAGTCACCATGGAGACCGATAACGTTGAGACTGAGGGCGTGGTGCTGTACAAGTCTATCATGCTCTCGAACAACGAAAGGACCCCGCAAGTGATACGAAACGCGATGCTTAAGTTAGGAATAGAGGGCAGCTCCGACCAGTATACGCTAGCCCAGGTTCTTCCTGATCGTGAGATGGTTCTGCCAAACTCAGCGAACGTTTATTACGCCGTAAATACCGCGCACAATCTGAACTTCATTCTACGACCTAGAAGAGAGCCTAACGATAGCGTCACAGAAAGTCCTAAGAGCAAGACGAGTCACAAGCGGTAG
- the Rgl gene encoding ral guanine nucleotide dissociation stimulator-like isoform X4 translates to MLWPVLGDDGLSPTSPPATASVKGVNKLAPLLLCAPCKPSSHRKNQNSTQWYVQQPTWRLWGEERGDGVIYTVYLKKVRYHRPTRSLSASDSDDEISHLEWETVRVRFLKAGTVQRLVESLANDDGELESTYINVFLATYRAFTTPREVLELLLARYDALDEGSGALTGEQHRKTLVQALHVWLDAYPGDWKSPPNHPLLSRLLDFTHRRLPGSELELKARHRLHRFQREDQMDSCMVYDNGRLPRGSPDPIVDHWTNYSFPEVPHRHFAEQLTRMDAEVFKKLVAHQCLGAVWSRRDRSRSHDAATVLATVNQFNAVSLRVISTILMDPTTKPQERARILETWIDIAQELRVLKNFSSLKAIVSGLQSNPVYRLEKCWQSMPREKHELFRELERIFSEENNAWTQRELLIKEGTAKFADTAGRSDRHLQKLFQKQNTHAGNISYGTIPYLGTFLTDLTMIDTAIPDTIAEGLINFDKRRKEFEVLARIRLLQGAANAYNFSTDPLFDRWFHSVVVLDDREAYKLSCQIEPPPPGNTLNNRGKKKQSHQGHRKNDSIASTSSSSSSQFYCDLDSLPSSPHNSLDRRTSPSQMSSSSSSSSLPSLDVSLSSGGGSGATNQHNRLAPPTPITANGNSTNVIGLSSPSHSHKSSPDFYIIKVTMETDNVETEGVVLYKSIMLSNNERTPQVIRNAMLKLGIEGSSDQYTLAQVLPDREMVLPNSANVYYAVNTAHNLNFILRPRREPNDSVTESPKSKTSHKR, encoded by the exons CCCACGTGGCGTTTATGGGGCGAGGAAAGGGGCGATGGCGTCATATACACGGTGTACCTGAAGAAGGTTCGATATCACAGGCCTACCAGGAGTCTCTCTGCATCG GATTCAGACGACGAGATTTCGCATTTAGAATGGGAGACGGTGAGAGTGCGTTTCCTGAAAGCCGGAACGGTGCAGCGGCTGGTAGAGAGTCTGGCGAACGACGACGGGGAACTCGAGTCGACATACATCAATGTCTTCTTGGCGACATATCGTGCATTCACTACGCCGCGAGAAGTGCTGGAGCTATTGTTGGCGAGGTACGACGCCCTCGACGAAGGATCCGGTGCCCTGACAGGTGAACAGCATCGAAAGACCCTAGTTCAGGCTCTTCACGTTTGGCTGGATGCCTATCCTGGTGACTGGAAGTCGCCGCCGAATCATCCATTGCTCAGTAGACTCCTGGACTTCACGCATCGACGACTTCCTGGCTCGGAACTCGAGCTCAAGGCAAGGCATCGCTTGCACAGGTTTCAGCGTGAAGATCAGATGG ATTCTTGTATGGTGTACGATAATGGTCGACTACCACGTGGTTCCCCGGATCCGATCGTGGATCACTGGACGAATTACagttttcccgaagttccacaCCGGCATTTCGCCGAACAGTTAACCCGAATGGACGCCGAAGTGTTCAAAAAGCTCGTAGCCCATCAGTGCCTAGGTGCTGTCTGGTCCAGAAGAGATCGTTCGAGAAGTCACGACGCGGCCACGGTGTTGGCGACCGTGAATCAATTCAACGCTGTGTCGCTTCGAGTCATATCCACGATACTGATGGACCCGACGACGAAGCCTCAGGAACGAGCGAGAATCCTCGAGACGTGGATTGACATTGCTCAAGAACTACGCGTGTTGAAGAATTTTAGTAGCCTGAAGGCTATCGTGTCCGGTTTACAGAGTAATCCTGTGTATAGGTTGGAGAAATGTTGGCAGTCTATGCCCAGAGAGAAGCACGAGCTGTTCAGGGAACTGGAGAGAATCTTCTCAGAAGAGAATAACGCGTGGACGCAGCGAGAGCTTTTAATCAAGGAAGGTACCGCAAAGTTTGCTGACACTGCCGGCAGGAGCGATAGGCACTTGCAAAAGTTATTTCAGAAGCAGAATACTCACGCGGGA AATATCAGCTATGGCACGATACCGTACCTAGGAACTTTCCTAACGGATCTCACTATGATAGACACCGCGATACCAGATACGATAGCGGAAGGATTAATCAACTTTGATAAAAGACGGAAGGAGTTCGAGGTCCTCGCTAGGATAAGATTGCTCCAAGGTGCAGCGAACGCGTACAATTTCAGCACGGATCCATTGTTCGATCGTTGGTTTCATTCCGTGGTGGTGCTTGATGATCGGGAAGCATACAAACTGAGCTGTCAGATCGAGCCGCCGCCCCCTGGAAACACTCTGAATAATCGTGGCAAGAAGAAGCAG AGTCATCAGGGTCATCGCAAAAACGACTCGATAGCCTCTACGTCGAGTTCGAGTAGCTCCCAGTTTTATTGCGACCTAGATTCTCTGCCGAGCTCGCCGCACAACTCTCTCGATCGACGCACCTCGCCGTCCCAGATGTCTAGTTCTTCCTCCAGCTCGTCTTTGCCATCATTGGACGTGTCCCTAAGCTCCGGCGGAGGAAGCGGAGCGACGAATCAGCACAACCGACTAGCACCGCCGACTCCCATCACCGCCAATGGAAACAGCACCAATGTCATTGGCCTGTCCAGTCCCAGTCATTCGCACAAGAGCTCACCAGATTTTTACATAATTAAAGTCACCATGGAGACCGATAACGTTGAGACTGAGGGCGTGGTGCTGTACAAGTCTATCATGCTCTCGAACAACGAAAGGACCCCGCAAGTGATACGAAACGCGATGCTTAAGTTAGGAATAGAGGGCAGCTCCGACCAGTATACGCTAGCCCAGGTTCTTCCTGATCGTGAGATGGTTCTGCCAAACTCAGCGAACGTTTATTACGCCGTAAATACCGCGCACAATCTGAACTTCATTCTACGACCTAGAAGAGAGCCTAACGATAGCGTCACAGAAAGTCCTAAGAGCAAGACGAGTCACAAGCGGTAG
- the Rgl gene encoding ral guanine nucleotide dissociation stimulator-like isoform X3, with protein MGTTPWQNRSDGRRGSSADIHTWMLWPVLGDDGLSPTSPPATASVKGVNKLAPLLLCAPCKPSSHRKNQNSTQWYVQQPTWRLWGEERGDGVIYTVYLKKVRYHRPTRSLSASDSDDEISHLEWETVRVRFLKAGTVQRLVESLANDDGELESTYINVFLATYRAFTTPREVLELLLARYDALDEGSGALTGEQHRKTLVQALHVWLDAYPGDWKSPPNHPLLSRLLDFTHRRLPGSELELKARHRLHRFQREDQMDSCMVYDNGRLPRGSPDPIVDHWTNYSFPEVPHRHFAEQLTRMDAEVFKKLVAHQCLGAVWSRRDRSRSHDAATVLATVNQFNAVSLRVISTILMDPTTKPQERARILETWIDIAQELRVLKNFSSLKAIVSGLQSNPVYRLEKCWQSMPREKHELFRELERIFSEENNAWTQRELLIKEGTAKFADTAGRSDRHLQKLFQKQNTHAGNISYGTIPYLGTFLTDLTMIDTAIPDTIAEGLINFDKRRKEFEVLARIRLLQGAANAYNFSTDPLFDRWFHSVVVLDDREAYKLSCQIEPPPPGNTLNNRGKKKQSHQGHRKNDSIASTSSSSSSQFYCDLDSLPSSPHNSLDRRTSPSQMSSSSSSSSLPSLDVSLSSGGGSGATNQHNRLAPPTPITANGNSTNVIGLSSPSHSHKSSPDFYIIKVTMETDNVETEGVVLYKSIMLSNNERTPQVIRNAMLKLGIEGSSDQYTLAQVLPDREMVLPNSANVYYAVNTAHNLNFILRPRREPNDSVTESPKSKTSHKR; from the exons CCCACGTGGCGTTTATGGGGCGAGGAAAGGGGCGATGGCGTCATATACACGGTGTACCTGAAGAAGGTTCGATATCACAGGCCTACCAGGAGTCTCTCTGCATCG GATTCAGACGACGAGATTTCGCATTTAGAATGGGAGACGGTGAGAGTGCGTTTCCTGAAAGCCGGAACGGTGCAGCGGCTGGTAGAGAGTCTGGCGAACGACGACGGGGAACTCGAGTCGACATACATCAATGTCTTCTTGGCGACATATCGTGCATTCACTACGCCGCGAGAAGTGCTGGAGCTATTGTTGGCGAGGTACGACGCCCTCGACGAAGGATCCGGTGCCCTGACAGGTGAACAGCATCGAAAGACCCTAGTTCAGGCTCTTCACGTTTGGCTGGATGCCTATCCTGGTGACTGGAAGTCGCCGCCGAATCATCCATTGCTCAGTAGACTCCTGGACTTCACGCATCGACGACTTCCTGGCTCGGAACTCGAGCTCAAGGCAAGGCATCGCTTGCACAGGTTTCAGCGTGAAGATCAGATGG ATTCTTGTATGGTGTACGATAATGGTCGACTACCACGTGGTTCCCCGGATCCGATCGTGGATCACTGGACGAATTACagttttcccgaagttccacaCCGGCATTTCGCCGAACAGTTAACCCGAATGGACGCCGAAGTGTTCAAAAAGCTCGTAGCCCATCAGTGCCTAGGTGCTGTCTGGTCCAGAAGAGATCGTTCGAGAAGTCACGACGCGGCCACGGTGTTGGCGACCGTGAATCAATTCAACGCTGTGTCGCTTCGAGTCATATCCACGATACTGATGGACCCGACGACGAAGCCTCAGGAACGAGCGAGAATCCTCGAGACGTGGATTGACATTGCTCAAGAACTACGCGTGTTGAAGAATTTTAGTAGCCTGAAGGCTATCGTGTCCGGTTTACAGAGTAATCCTGTGTATAGGTTGGAGAAATGTTGGCAGTCTATGCCCAGAGAGAAGCACGAGCTGTTCAGGGAACTGGAGAGAATCTTCTCAGAAGAGAATAACGCGTGGACGCAGCGAGAGCTTTTAATCAAGGAAGGTACCGCAAAGTTTGCTGACACTGCCGGCAGGAGCGATAGGCACTTGCAAAAGTTATTTCAGAAGCAGAATACTCACGCGGGA AATATCAGCTATGGCACGATACCGTACCTAGGAACTTTCCTAACGGATCTCACTATGATAGACACCGCGATACCAGATACGATAGCGGAAGGATTAATCAACTTTGATAAAAGACGGAAGGAGTTCGAGGTCCTCGCTAGGATAAGATTGCTCCAAGGTGCAGCGAACGCGTACAATTTCAGCACGGATCCATTGTTCGATCGTTGGTTTCATTCCGTGGTGGTGCTTGATGATCGGGAAGCATACAAACTGAGCTGTCAGATCGAGCCGCCGCCCCCTGGAAACACTCTGAATAATCGTGGCAAGAAGAAGCAG AGTCATCAGGGTCATCGCAAAAACGACTCGATAGCCTCTACGTCGAGTTCGAGTAGCTCCCAGTTTTATTGCGACCTAGATTCTCTGCCGAGCTCGCCGCACAACTCTCTCGATCGACGCACCTCGCCGTCCCAGATGTCTAGTTCTTCCTCCAGCTCGTCTTTGCCATCATTGGACGTGTCCCTAAGCTCCGGCGGAGGAAGCGGAGCGACGAATCAGCACAACCGACTAGCACCGCCGACTCCCATCACCGCCAATGGAAACAGCACCAATGTCATTGGCCTGTCCAGTCCCAGTCATTCGCACAAGAGCTCACCAGATTTTTACATAATTAAAGTCACCATGGAGACCGATAACGTTGAGACTGAGGGCGTGGTGCTGTACAAGTCTATCATGCTCTCGAACAACGAAAGGACCCCGCAAGTGATACGAAACGCGATGCTTAAGTTAGGAATAGAGGGCAGCTCCGACCAGTATACGCTAGCCCAGGTTCTTCCTGATCGTGAGATGGTTCTGCCAAACTCAGCGAACGTTTATTACGCCGTAAATACCGCGCACAATCTGAACTTCATTCTACGACCTAGAAGAGAGCCTAACGATAGCGTCACAGAAAGTCCTAAGAGCAAGACGAGTCACAAGCGGTAG